In Gossypium arboreum isolate Shixiya-1 chromosome 3, ASM2569848v2, whole genome shotgun sequence, the sequence tttgtgatttttaaaaaataaaatatttactcATATCatcaatttaaatttatgtgaaagttaggaaaaaaaataataaaaaatattgagTGTAGCACCACGATTCTAACCTTTATTTTTTGATACAATGCGTCCTCCTATACTGGCAATAATATGATGCCAACTGAGTTAAGATTCGATCGGCTTCATTTTGTTTTTCTAGAACATTACAATTcaagatttaaaataaaaactttacataattaggtaaaagtattatgaaaACTCATGTATTAAGTAAGAGTTagattacatttttgccccctctACTAAAATAGACAAATTAGTCATTATATGTTAGATCAATAATAAATTAGTCTTTTCTGtgaaaaatttcattcatttataCAATTAAAAACTAGTGTGACCAGGGGCGAAGCTAGAACAATTTTTTACAGGggccaaataaaattttaaatttttatagtctatatctttataatttttaaaggattaaatcgaatttttataattttaggagggtaaagtgcaattttactttactaatttaaaattttaaaaaaatttaaagggcctaaatggtaatttttcattttaagggggCCAAGACCCATGTCAGCCCTTCTGGAATCGCCTCTGAGTGTGACTAATGGAATAACCAAATTGTGACACGTAACATGTCAGGTGTAGCTCATTTTAACCTCCATAGATTAATTTacgtattttttaaataaaatcaatTGTTGTATttgtatattaatattataatacaataatacattaattattttagaaaaactttaagACACTTCATAATGAAAACTGTAAGATGCTTCATAATAAtagtttaataaaacaaaactttaaaattatgttTCATAAAATATACCGCTTGGTTCTCTTTgaccttatttatttatttattttagaaatataatattttatgtattattttagtatataataaaatatattaatattatatatatgtaaatatgatatgctatatcatatattataatagattaatttttttcttaaaatttgatCTAACGGTgctaaattttagttttattctgggtatatttttataatattaaattacaaatttattAGGAAATATTTTTATGCAAAACCTTAGAAAGGCTTTTTCCTTTCACTTTTTTGTGCCTTTTGTCATTTTCAGTCggttttgaaaaagatagatAGAAAAAGGGACAAGAAATATTTATTGCTTTAGAGTTTAGTCCACTAAGAATAAAAATCATGCTTGCATGTAAACTGAACCGGCAGGTCAGCCGGCTACCAACCACAAAGtgtaaaaagtaaaaagtaaaaaaataataataataatttgttgggttaatttttaataaattcgatgtatttatatcatatttacataatatttatCTTGGGTTGGTATTTAAATTTTGTAGGCGAAAAATCAATGATCAAAAAGCGTTACATGTATCTAACGGAAGAGATTTTGAAAGAGAACCCCAATGTATGTGAATACATGGCACCATCACTAGATGCAAGACAAGATATGGTGGTAGTTGAGGTACCAAAGCTAGGTAAAGAAGCCGCCACAAAGGCTATTAAGGAATGGGGTCAGCCCAAATCCAAGATCACCCACCTCGTGTTTTGCACCACCAGTGGTGTCGACATGCCCGGTGCCGATTACCAGCTCACTAAGCTTTTGGGCCTTCGCCCGTCAGTTAAGCGTCTCATGATGTATCAACAAGGTTGTTTCGCTGGGGGTACTGTGCTCCGTGTGGCCAAGGACTTGGCTGAGAACAACAAGGGCGCTCGCGTGCTTGTTGTTTGCTCGGAAATCACCGCGGTTACTTTCCGTGGGCCCAATGATACTCACTTGGATAGTTTAGTTGGCCAAGCGTTGTTCGGTGATGGTGCTGCTGCTGTTATAGTAGGTGCGGATCCATTGCCTGAAATCGAGAAGCCTATGTTTGAACTTGTCTCAGCGGCCCAAACGATCTTGCCAGACAGCGATGGTGCCATTGACGGTCACCTTCGTGAAGTTGGACTTACATTTCACCTTCTCAAGGATGTTCCCGGCCTAATTTCAAAGAACATTGAAAAGAGCCTAGCTGAGGCATTTCAACCTTTGGGCATTTCGGATTGGAACTCGCTCTTTTGGATCGCTCACCCCGGTGGTCCAGCCATATTGGATCAGGTTGAGGCGAAGCTAGCCCTTAAACCCGAAAAACTCCGAGCCACGAGGCACGTGCTTTCAGAATATGGGAACATGTCAAGTGCTTGTGTGCTGTTCATATTGGATGAGATGAGGAAGAAATCAAAGGAAGATGGACTTGGAACCACGGGTGAAGGGCTCGAGTGGGGTGTCCTGTTTGGGTTCGGACCAGGGCTCACTGTTGAGACCGTGGTGCTTCATAGTATCTCTGCTTAAACAAGGTTCTAATGTTCATGTTGGCTAGCCCTGGCTGCACTACAATTTGCTttgcatttttatttattttattttcctttttattaaTGAAATTTGGGATTTGTATGGTTATTTGAAAGAGAGTAAAGCTCTCACATATGGTGTTTAACGCCTGTAGAATTTATGTGCCACCTTATATTTTATGGAAATAATAAATTGCCTTTTTTTTAGGTGAAAGTATTTGAGAGGTgttcattaaaattaatttaatttttctattattaaaaaatcaaataaaattaaatcgAATTGATTTAACATGttgtttttaaaaatatcatttattgTTTTCAAAGTTAATATTTCaaagtttttattattttgtattttcaaaatttttttatacGAGAATAAATATGTTTGTCGAGCCatctttttcaaatttaaaatatatgttcCCACATGAATCTCAGCAATAACTTGTTCTTGTCTTACATGTTAATCgttttgaacaaaaaaaaaaaaactttttggtGGAAAAGTTGCCTTATGTATAATATCTTTGCTCTCATTAATTACATACaagttcatataacataaaaAAGTAGATGTCCATGACACGTACATGTGAGATGAACCAAATCCTCGTTGACTTTGATGTTTCCATTAAAAAGAGTTTGTGATGTCCTTGTAAATACTCCGTGGTATGAAAAATTCATAATGTTAGTTGTGTTCCCGATTCTCCAATGAATTGTTGCCAAAAATACCTACAAATTCTCCCAACTCAATTAGGTCATCATGAGTGGGCCTCCAATtataatgttaattttattaatttgaatttaattaaatttttaataatatagggactaaattgatccatttaataatagAGGAACTAATTTCATCATATTCCTATAATATAGGAACCCATATTTTATATTACCATGAAATATATGTGGTAATATTGCTTGACAAGTCTCTGTATTATTGGCTTAAGATTTAATTAGTGAATAATTTGCTCTGCATTTAATTTTGAAGCCAATAGAAACGGCAGTAAGGCTGAATGTCAAAAAATGTTAATTTGTAGTGTTTTAAAGTGACTTGAACTTgagtaaatatttaattattgtgCTTAAAAGAGAAAAAATTCTAAAAGTAAGAAagatcataaaattaaaaaaaacaataatattaaaatgtttaaaatattatttaaaattaaagaattattaaaaatttcaaagtttcaaGAAGTTACAAGAATTTCTAAATTCTATAAAcaattcaaaaatattaaaagtatataaattataaaaataaaaataatattaaatatttattaaaaatagtaaatataaaattccaaattttgaAAAAGAGCATGAAAATTTATAGaagaaaatattttttcttttctaaaaaaaatttattcttGACAAGCTTTTTCATAAATGGTATCAcataacttttaaatttaatatttcaattaaaaacaaaaaaatctaaaagtccaaaaatcataaaaatttaaaaatgaaaaattatttaaaattagggaaaatatttgaaattataaaaaattcaaaaaaaacttGCCGATATTCCAtaaaaaacatttttattttgtcaaaattttggataatttttctcttgTACTAACGAAAATTGAAAGATAGGAGAAACACATTCAAATCAGTTACTGGGTTGGTAGGTATTTttccctaaaatgaaaaattatcgaTTTAAGCtttttcaaatattaaaattttaaattaataaaaattatattttaatcctaaaaataataaaaatttaatttagtttttaaaattataaaaatacaaattattaaaagttaaaatttaattttcacccacaataatttattaattttttcagAAAACTCAAATAGATTTTTTCAGACTACTAGATTCTATAATAGATTTGCAAAGATTGAAAAGCTGGCTGCTGGATTTGCTTCTTTAAATGAAGCCCCATAATTTTTGTAGCTGAAGTTGGAAAAAACTTCAGCAAGTAGTCCTACTTCATCAATGGTAGCAAGGTTTGGTCAAAGAAATGTTGGTTTTTTAAATAgtataaaaaattactaaaattatttaTCGTTGAAGTGAACAGAAAAATATGACGTTGCTGACATTTCAAGCGATACcacttataaaaataatattttaatttaaaatgagTGTCTCAACATGTCAAGCGATACCCTTTTCTACTTGctattacttttaaattttaaattttatatgttcataaattaattttatttcataaagAATAGTTGAGTTGTtttggttttataattttattttttatattttataattataattttgttaatatttaaaataacgaTTGAGTTAAACGTTGAACgtgaaatatattattttttataaataaaaataatttaatagaaTGTGTAAaatattaagggttaaatttattattataccaattaaaaaaaCTACATCAGCATTCTATTTGGTGACAAATTCATTTTAATATAAgtgattgaaattaaaattcACCTAATAATAGTGACGAAATTAATAAAAAAACTCGGTGATCAAAATTAAAACTCGCTAAAAAACTTAAGTCACTATTTAGACAGTTTACCCTAATATTTTTATGtcaattttaccaaaatttatCAACTTCGTCATTATTTTGAAtattctaaattttataattataaaatattgaaaagttataaaattatgaaaataaaacaatcgaagattttattaaataaaataaaattataaaaactataaaatataaatataaaactaaaaatgtatatatgatttgtataaaaaataaaagaaagaagggcAGTAGAAAAAGGGTGTCGCCTTTtgagttattaatttattttattaaaatattatttttttgacATGTTGGCCACATCATttttattaatcattttaattcattcttATGAATAATTTTTTCCATCTCAATTTTGTAaacatttattttcatttatttaaataaaaacccAAGAAATGTAACCATATGTTTTTATATAAGAGTACTTACCatattatctatatatattatattatttacgcTTTTGgttacttaattttaaaaagttatagaATGATGACTGAACTATTCAAAAGATTTTATTTAAGTCCCTGAACaattaaaattattgttgtatgACTTTCTCTATTCGCACCGCTTACACTAATTAAAACTTTGCTTCCCCTTTTCATTTAATCAAAATTACTCaaatgttttttgttttttgtatGGCTTGATTTTTATATCGCAccagtttataaaattattttaaaaagaaagagagggtaaaaatatattttacgacttaatatttttttggtaaattataaaaatagttatttttgtctacctcatattatattttagtcacttatatttgaaacgttacattttaatcacttacgttatcgttttgttacgaagtggtcactctactGTTACCTCCCTAATTGCAGTCCTACGTGACAGtctaaatgagttttaaatgccaaccTTGATGTTTAGTTGCTGAGAtgaaaataagtttttaattaaataaatttaatttggattgcCACGTAGGACATCCAAATTAGCATTTAAAATCTATTTGGACTGCCACATAGGACCGCTGTTAGGGAGGTAACGGAGCTTAACagtagagtgaccacttcgtaacaaaacgataatgtaagtgactaaaacctaacgtttcaaacataagtgactaaaatgtaatctaaaataattaaaagtgactatttttacaatttatccttttttttttgtttgttttcctTTCCCTAGCTTCCCTCTCAAATTGGGATAAGTTAAAAATTGAAGTCCATTACTTTCCGTtgcttaaattaaaaatttattctaGACAAAGGAAAGAATAATCTTTTTCcttactttccttttatttcctttgCCTACACCAATCCAGACAAAGGGTTAGAGTTTAACAAGTCCTTCACTCCTCCTTAAGCTTCATCAATAGaaaaattgtttattttttaaagaaaatactaTCAAAACCATGAATGAGCACGAATGATAAATAAAACATTACAAATTGATACTAAAATACTATGTTTGTTGAATAATCCCAAAAAAGAGAAATATAAATTGTCAATAACTGTaacattagaaaattttaaaagcaaacaTAGGATGTACCTAGACCTGTTCATGGGCCGGGCTATCCGTCTAAACTCGAAGGCTAGCTTGAAATTTAGAAGGGTTTTGGCAAAAATATTAGGCCTGAAAATAGGCTTAGACAAAAAATTAGGCCCATTTAAAATATGGGATGGGCTTGGGCTTGAACATTCAAGGACTGAGCCCGAccaattttaagtttataatattttatattatgttatttttatatattatataatctagaacacattaaaaaaaagggtaatctataaaaatagtcacttatgtttgaaatgttacgttttagtcacttatgttactattttgttacgaagtgatcactctaccgttaagttccgttatctctctaacAGTAATCCTACGTGgtagtccaactagattttagatGTCAACTTGGATTTTTAAATGGGATggaaatagatttttaattaaaaattttaattaattaaaatttttaaacctaaatcttaactaaaaaaattgttcatctcctctttttaatttttcttcatctcttcttttttcaatggttttttttttcatttgactggaaaaactagatcaaaatagttgaaatcaaattgacTACTTCATAAAGATGGAGGTATGTCTTCTTTGCATTCAtctatctcttttattcaatactgaaaaataaaagattgaattttttattatttaatgaaaaccctaaattaaaattcttgatatGAATATTAACAACTAAAAGAATTTCAGATCAGAAAAAAGGGATACCCACAAAGGGATGTGAACAAACAAGCCGATACAGATCAGAAAAAATCGGATTGAGAAACTAATTATTCAAGAACGTGAAGAATTGGAAAATATAATGATTAGGAACAAAAACGATTACCATTTTCTTATTTGTCGACAACCACTTCATTTTAAGTTTTAGAACATAAATTGGTCGGTGAAGAAGACATACTTGGACTCTCTATTGAATCCTCTTTTGTTTTTGTACGTGAATACAAAATTTTGATGATAATAGCTTTTTTAgtcaattgaaaaagaaaactaGAAAAAGGGGGGAGATGAATGGTTTTTTAActaagatttagggtttaaaatttttaattaattaaatttatttaataaaaaatctatTCTCATCCCATTAGGAAATCCAAAttggcacttaaaatctagttagactgccacgtaggattaccgttaaggagataacggaacttaatggaagagtgatcacttcgtaacaaaataataacataagtgactaaacgtaacatttcaaacataagtgactaaaatgtaacctgaaacaaaacaaaagtgactatttttgtagtttaccctaagAAAAACCTATACTAAATTTACAATAttactctaatgtaaacattaaaataatgttaagatgactatataaaaacttcaataaattaaaaatatataaaattattaaatattaaaataaaataaagtaaattctttttaaaaataaaaaaatatgagcGAGTTTAAAA encodes:
- the LOC108476011 gene encoding chalcone synthase 1 — its product is MVTVEEVRKAQRAEGPATVLAIGTSTPPNCVDQSTYPDYYFRITNSEHKTELKEKFKRMCEKSMIKKRYMYLTEEILKENPNVCEYMAPSLDARQDMVVVEVPKLGKEAATKAIKEWGQPKSKITHLVFCTTSGVDMPGADYQLTKLLGLRPSVKRLMMYQQGCFAGGTVLRVAKDLAENNKGARVLVVCSEITAVTFRGPNDTHLDSLVGQALFGDGAAAVIVGADPLPEIEKPMFELVSAAQTILPDSDGAIDGHLREVGLTFHLLKDVPGLISKNIEKSLAEAFQPLGISDWNSLFWIAHPGGPAILDQVEAKLALKPEKLRATRHVLSEYGNMSSACVLFILDEMRKKSKEDGLGTTGEGLEWGVLFGFGPGLTVETVVLHSISA